From Bacillus sp. SM2101, a single genomic window includes:
- a CDS encoding MFS transporter: MVTWKNPILLLSGIGISYLGNWIYLIALNISILDLTGSAAAVAGLYVIRPIAMLITNTWAGSVIDRINKRRLMIFIDIVRGALVFLIPFIESLWVIYFILLLINMVGAFFGPSSAVYITKLVPPENRKRFNSLMSMTSSGAFLLGPAIAGLLIMYVGTDLCIFINSITFIICSLFIYLLPNVDEDLSKIREPIRLKTLVSDWKEVREFVITAKFVFIVYLLFQIAMLIGFALDSQEVTFIKQNLMLSDRDYGLIVSITGIGVLAGSLIAAIVTKKVQLKFYLGGGILLTSIGYLLFYSSDNFITATAAFVFLGFFMAFANAGYATFFQNSIPVHIMGRFGSIAEMVQGIIQIGFTLILGALAEWFSLQLVSVLFSIAAILFAVTLLIIVSMPSKSTYFKDNMNEIAG; encoded by the coding sequence ATGGTTACATGGAAAAACCCTATCCTTTTATTATCAGGGATAGGAATATCTTATTTAGGGAATTGGATATACTTAATTGCACTTAATATTTCTATATTAGATTTAACAGGATCAGCAGCAGCAGTTGCTGGTTTATATGTTATTCGACCTATCGCGATGTTGATAACTAATACTTGGGCGGGGAGTGTTATTGATAGAATAAACAAAAGAAGGCTGATGATTTTCATTGATATAGTGAGAGGTGCTTTAGTATTCTTAATTCCTTTTATTGAATCACTTTGGGTTATTTATTTTATCCTATTGTTAATTAATATGGTTGGTGCATTTTTTGGTCCAAGCTCAGCTGTATACATAACTAAATTGGTTCCACCTGAAAATAGAAAAAGATTTAACTCGTTGATGAGTATGACAAGCTCAGGTGCATTTTTGTTAGGCCCAGCAATTGCAGGATTACTTATCATGTACGTAGGTACAGATTTATGTATTTTCATAAACTCGATTACCTTTATCATTTGTTCGTTATTCATTTATCTTCTTCCTAATGTAGATGAGGACTTATCAAAAATTCGGGAACCGATTCGATTGAAAACACTAGTGAGTGATTGGAAGGAAGTTAGAGAGTTTGTTATAACAGCGAAGTTTGTTTTTATTGTTTATTTGTTGTTTCAAATTGCAATGTTAATAGGGTTTGCTTTGGATTCTCAAGAAGTTACATTTATTAAACAAAACTTAATGTTATCAGATCGAGATTACGGATTAATTGTAAGTATTACAGGTATTGGTGTATTAGCAGGATCGTTAATAGCTGCAATTGTAACTAAAAAGGTACAACTAAAATTTTATTTAGGGGGAGGAATACTGCTAACGTCTATAGGGTACCTGTTGTTTTATTCATCCGATAATTTTATAACTGCAACAGCTGCATTCGTCTTTTTAGGATTTTTTATGGCATTTGCAAATGCAGGATACGCAACCTTTTTTCAAAATAGCATTCCAGTTCATATAATGGGGAGATTTGGAAGCATAGCGGAAATGGTACAAGGAATAATTCAAATTGGTTTTACACTTATATTAGGGGCTCTTGCAGAATGGTTTTCGCTACAATTGGTTAGTGTTTTATTTTCAATAGCTGCCATATTATTTGCTGTCACTCTTTTGATTATCGTATCAATGCCATCCAAATCTACTTATTTCAAAGATAACATGAATGAAATAGCGGGTTAA
- a CDS encoding YfiT family bacillithiol transferase gives MVDERYPIGHFEFNGEINADVTNDWINDIEKLPQLLRDSVKDLDNQQLDTPYRTGGWTVRQVVHHLADSHMNAYIRFKLALTEDTPEIRPYEEGKWAELPDSKMPIDISLLLLDALHVRWTKLLRSLHAADMEKTFIHPDSGEVTIGKNIGIYAWHGRHHLAHITSISSHKGS, from the coding sequence TTGGTGGATGAGAGATACCCTATTGGACATTTTGAATTTAATGGTGAAATTAATGCTGATGTGACTAATGATTGGATAAATGACATTGAAAAGCTACCTCAATTATTACGAGATTCTGTAAAGGATCTAGATAATCAACAACTTGATACACCTTATCGAACAGGTGGATGGACCGTTAGGCAAGTAGTCCACCACCTTGCTGATAGCCATATGAATGCTTATATACGTTTTAAATTGGCTCTTACGGAAGATACTCCAGAAATCAGGCCATATGAGGAAGGGAAATGGGCGGAGCTCCCTGATTCCAAAATGCCGATAGATATATCATTATTACTGCTCGATGCATTACATGTACGCTGGACTAAACTACTTCGTAGTCTACATGCTGCTGATATGGAAAAGACATTTATCCACCCGGATTCAGGGGAAGTTACCATCGGTAAGAATATAGGCATCTACGCTTGGCACGGTCGACATCATCTAGCACACATCACTTCGATATCTAGTCACAAAGGTTCATGA
- a CDS encoding SulP family inorganic anion transporter, with product MYTETLKNQWFSNVRGDILAGITVALALIPEAIAFAIIAGVDPMVGLYASFCIAVLISIFGGRPGMISAATGAMALLMVDLVKDHGLEYLLAATILTGIIQFILGILKIGRFITFIPQAVIIGFVNALAILIFMAQLPHFVGETWMMYAMVAGSLAIIYILPRFTKAIPSPLVAIFVMTILAITLSLDVRTVGDMGAITRSLPMFHLPNIPLTLETLLIILPYSLPLAFVGIIESLLTATIVDEMTETKSDKNREVKGQGFANFVTGFFGGMAGCAMIGQSVINVRSGGRGRLSSLVAGVFLLFLIIVLGDIVTQIPMGALVGVMIMVSIGTFDWTSLREIAKIPRPDAVVLIATVAIVVTTHDLAMGVFSGVLLSALFFGWKMAKIKSNEVVKDGIKTYHIKGQMFFGTMAHFVDLFDYHADPDEIVIDFSSSHVWDHSAVTAISKVKQKYENINKKVIITGLNEDSQTIVNQVGLSSSSGH from the coding sequence TTGTATACGGAAACTTTAAAGAATCAATGGTTTTCAAATGTAAGAGGTGACATATTAGCTGGAATCACAGTAGCATTAGCCCTCATCCCTGAAGCGATTGCTTTTGCCATTATAGCTGGTGTTGATCCAATGGTTGGTTTATATGCCTCTTTCTGTATCGCTGTACTTATTTCTATTTTTGGTGGCCGACCAGGAATGATATCAGCTGCAACAGGAGCAATGGCTTTATTGATGGTTGATTTAGTTAAAGATCATGGCCTAGAATATTTACTAGCTGCAACGATATTAACAGGAATTATACAGTTCATATTAGGTATTTTAAAAATAGGCAGGTTTATCACATTTATTCCGCAAGCCGTTATCATTGGCTTTGTTAATGCATTAGCGATATTAATATTTATGGCTCAGCTACCCCACTTCGTTGGAGAAACGTGGATGATGTATGCGATGGTTGCTGGATCTTTAGCAATTATTTATATATTACCGAGGTTTACAAAAGCAATCCCATCCCCACTTGTTGCGATTTTCGTCATGACGATTTTGGCAATTACGTTGAGCCTTGATGTTCGTACTGTTGGTGATATGGGGGCAATTACGAGATCTTTACCTATGTTCCATTTACCAAATATCCCATTAACACTTGAAACATTATTAATTATCTTACCTTATTCTTTACCATTAGCATTTGTTGGTATCATTGAATCATTATTAACGGCAACAATTGTCGATGAGATGACAGAAACAAAAAGTGATAAAAATAGAGAAGTAAAAGGTCAGGGATTTGCCAACTTTGTAACTGGCTTTTTTGGAGGAATGGCAGGCTGTGCTATGATAGGGCAATCGGTCATTAACGTTCGTTCAGGTGGTCGTGGACGCTTATCCTCTTTAGTTGCAGGTGTGTTTTTACTATTTTTAATTATTGTGTTAGGCGACATCGTAACACAAATTCCAATGGGTGCACTTGTAGGTGTTATGATCATGGTTTCTATCGGTACATTTGATTGGACATCATTACGTGAGATTGCCAAAATCCCTCGTCCTGATGCTGTTGTCTTAATAGCAACTGTCGCGATCGTTGTTACGACTCATGACCTTGCAATGGGTGTATTTTCAGGCGTATTATTAAGTGCCTTATTCTTTGGTTGGAAGATGGCAAAAATCAAATCAAACGAAGTCGTTAAAGACGGTATAAAAACATACCATATTAAAGGACAAATGTTTTTTGGTACAATGGCTCACTTCGTAGATTTATTTGATTATCATGCTGACCCTGATGAAATTGTCATTGATTTTAGTTCATCACATGTGTGGGATCATTCAGCTGTTACTGCCATATCAAAAGTAAAGCAAAAATATGAAAACATAAACAAAAAAGTAATAATTACAGGTCTAAATGAAGATAGCCAAACAATTGTGAATCAAGTAGGATTATCTTCTTCCTCTGGGCATTAA
- a CDS encoding alpha/beta-type small acid-soluble spore protein, translating into MQNQPQANNSSSNQLVVAGAQQAIDQMKYEIANEFGVNLGPDTTSRANGSVGGEITKRLVSMAESQLGGHQQP; encoded by the coding sequence ATGCAAAATCAACCACAAGCAAACAATTCGTCGTCAAACCAACTTGTCGTAGCCGGTGCTCAACAAGCAATAGATCAAATGAAATATGAAATTGCAAATGAATTCGGTGTAAACTTAGGTCCTGACACTACTTCTAGAGCAAATGGATCAGTTGGAGGAGAAATTACCAAGAGATTAGTTTCTATGGCTGAATCACAACTTGGTGGCCACCAACAACCGTAA
- the ugpC gene encoding sn-glycerol-3-phosphate ABC transporter ATP-binding protein UgpC has product MAELKLEHIYKKYDNEVTAVKDFNLHIKDKEFIVFVGPSGCGKSTTLRMIAGLEEISSGDFYIGDKKMNDVAPKDRDIAMVFQNYALYPHMNVYDNMAFGLKLRKTPKAEIEKRVNDAAKILGLEEYLKRKPKALSGGQRQRVALGRAIVRDAKVFLMDEPLSNLDAKLRVAMRSEITKLHQRLQTTTVYVTHDQTEAMTMATRLVVMKDGIIQQIGTPTEVYENPENMFVGGFIGSPAMNFFKGTLQEDGNFKIGNITISVPEGKMKTLRDKKYVNKELTLGVRPENIHDEPVFLESSPDTKFRATIEVAELMGAETMLYSQLGNQSFIARVDARSKISHGDVVEFAFDMNKSHFFDNETEERIR; this is encoded by the coding sequence ATGGCTGAATTAAAATTAGAGCATATCTATAAAAAATACGATAATGAAGTAACAGCAGTTAAAGACTTTAACCTTCATATTAAGGACAAAGAGTTTATCGTATTTGTAGGACCATCAGGATGTGGTAAGTCGACTACACTACGTATGATTGCTGGACTTGAAGAAATCTCTTCTGGTGACTTTTATATTGGTGATAAAAAAATGAATGATGTAGCACCAAAAGACCGAGACATTGCGATGGTGTTCCAAAACTATGCATTATACCCGCATATGAACGTCTATGATAACATGGCATTTGGACTTAAGCTTAGAAAAACACCAAAGGCTGAAATCGAAAAGCGTGTTAATGATGCTGCAAAAATTTTAGGATTAGAAGAATATTTAAAACGTAAACCAAAAGCGTTATCTGGGGGTCAACGTCAGCGTGTTGCACTTGGACGTGCAATTGTCCGAGACGCAAAAGTTTTCTTAATGGACGAACCACTTTCAAACTTAGATGCTAAGCTACGTGTTGCTATGCGTTCAGAAATTACAAAATTACACCAACGCTTACAAACAACAACTGTTTACGTAACACATGACCAAACAGAAGCAATGACAATGGCTACACGCTTAGTTGTTATGAAAGATGGTATTATTCAACAAATTGGTACTCCTACAGAGGTATATGAAAACCCTGAAAATATGTTTGTCGGTGGATTCATCGGTTCTCCTGCTATGAACTTCTTTAAAGGTACATTACAGGAAGATGGTAACTTCAAAATTGGTAACATTACTATCTCAGTACCTGAAGGAAAGATGAAAACATTGCGTGATAAAAAGTATGTAAATAAGGAGTTAACTTTAGGTGTTCGTCCTGAAAATATTCATGATGAGCCCGTATTCCTTGAATCATCACCGGATACAAAATTCAGAGCTACAATCGAGGTAGCTGAGCTTATGGGTGCAGAAACAATGCTCTATTCACAGCTTGGTAACCAAAGCTTTATCGCACGTGTTGATGCTCGCTCAAAAATCTCTCACGGAGATGTAGTGGAATTTGCGTTCGATATGAACAAATCTCATTTCTTTGACAATGAAACAGAAGAACGTATTCGATAA
- a CDS encoding helix-turn-helix domain-containing protein, which produces MIEKLQQLYGEAVMLEKPTSNINNYDCFETKDGTEIYIAKNAVTEKEKELLALLLTPVHNYKEALSKEELFWRNILFNDKVNNESNIQPSQIRFIHFYIPTALYDKNDFLDTMKELFYSNIFILWESNQMGTIIEYYEPKQDKIQFHEFIEIIASDLFINIQLFVGHVHLFSEKVKQYFHEEKVFFQQAKAKLSHEKLYKLEDVFPILFLHEPSKNILPHVAENLFSNIGKDDELLQTIKLFIECNLNISLASKKLFIHRNSLQYRIDRFIEKTGIDIKSFKGAFTTYVAIVYKHVNF; this is translated from the coding sequence ATGATTGAAAAATTGCAACAATTATATGGTGAAGCAGTCATGCTAGAAAAACCAACATCAAACATAAATAATTATGATTGTTTTGAAACGAAAGACGGTACAGAAATCTATATAGCTAAGAACGCAGTTACAGAGAAAGAGAAAGAACTACTAGCACTCCTGCTAACACCTGTGCATAACTATAAAGAAGCCTTATCAAAGGAAGAATTATTTTGGAGAAATATACTGTTTAACGATAAGGTAAATAATGAATCGAACATTCAGCCTTCACAAATACGATTTATTCACTTTTACATACCTACAGCTTTATACGATAAAAATGACTTTCTAGATACTATGAAAGAGCTTTTTTACTCTAATATTTTCATTCTTTGGGAAAGCAATCAAATGGGTACGATCATTGAATATTATGAACCGAAGCAAGATAAAATTCAGTTTCATGAATTTATTGAAATTATTGCTAGTGATCTGTTTATAAACATCCAATTATTTGTAGGGCATGTACATCTATTCTCCGAGAAGGTCAAACAGTATTTTCACGAGGAAAAAGTATTTTTTCAACAGGCTAAAGCTAAGCTTTCACATGAAAAGTTATATAAGCTTGAAGACGTTTTTCCAATCCTCTTTTTACATGAACCATCAAAGAATATTTTGCCTCATGTAGCAGAAAATTTATTTTCAAATATTGGAAAAGATGATGAATTACTTCAAACAATAAAATTGTTTATTGAATGTAACTTAAATATTTCCCTCGCATCAAAAAAGCTGTTCATACATCGCAATAGCTTACAATATAGAATTGATCGCTTTATAGAAAAAACAGGGATTGATATTAAAAGCTTCAAAGGTGCTTTTACGACGTACGTAGCAATTGTTTATAAACATGTTAACTTTTAA
- a CDS encoding YheC/YheD family protein produces MKQLYYDPHSQEWHQSFAKDTPFFFGQNKQLTTYVETKSSSLIHFPVLCNGSMIGPLIGIMTSASKKGKAFSGNHHIFRQIQEALQSLGGVCVVFSYEGIRSNGITGYVYYKEKKGWLQIHAPLPHIIYNRIPSQEDEQLGANVKAIKFFQDRKIPIVNPSFFLKQDVFSSLAENNITKKYLPETSQLQNPRQCLDMLYTYGVVYIKPNRGCKGEGIKRVTIMHNDTVQVEDVKTTEQFSSIDTFLHAYPILFNGSYLIQQAIDSDEIDQKRYDLRIFAHKQAKQFIISGIGVRQSITQDVTTHVPNGGKLLPFETIQDRINKNELYTLVDECGQALNKKMGFIGEFSIDIGRSKEGMLYIYEINSKPMVFDEKAIQKNGINNLVQLFQEVTAFKTPS; encoded by the coding sequence ATGAAACAGTTATATTATGATCCACACTCTCAAGAATGGCATCAATCTTTTGCAAAGGATACCCCCTTTTTTTTCGGCCAGAACAAACAGCTCACTACTTATGTAGAAACAAAATCATCTTCTCTTATCCATTTCCCCGTGCTATGTAATGGGTCAATGATTGGGCCCTTAATTGGTATTATGACCAGTGCATCAAAAAAAGGAAAAGCTTTTTCTGGCAATCACCATATCTTTCGACAAATTCAAGAAGCGTTGCAGTCACTCGGAGGAGTATGTGTAGTTTTTTCTTATGAAGGAATACGTAGTAATGGCATAACTGGCTACGTATATTATAAGGAGAAAAAAGGGTGGTTACAAATTCATGCTCCACTGCCACATATCATATATAACCGTATACCTTCTCAAGAGGATGAACAATTAGGAGCAAATGTTAAAGCAATAAAATTTTTTCAGGATCGTAAAATACCTATCGTAAATCCTTCCTTTTTCTTAAAACAAGATGTATTTTCCTCGCTAGCTGAAAATAACATAACTAAAAAATATTTACCTGAAACTTCACAGCTACAAAATCCCCGGCAATGCTTAGACATGTTATACACTTACGGTGTTGTTTATATAAAGCCTAATCGTGGCTGTAAAGGGGAAGGTATTAAAAGAGTTACGATAATGCACAATGATACAGTTCAAGTAGAAGATGTAAAAACAACAGAACAGTTTTCGAGCATTGATACGTTTTTACATGCATACCCTATACTTTTCAACGGCAGTTATCTTATTCAGCAAGCAATTGATTCAGATGAGATAGATCAAAAGCGGTATGATTTGCGTATTTTTGCCCATAAGCAAGCAAAACAATTTATTATTAGCGGTATCGGTGTTAGACAGTCTATTACACAAGATGTTACTACCCACGTACCAAACGGGGGGAAGCTCCTTCCATTTGAAACTATCCAAGACCGTATAAATAAAAATGAACTATATACTTTAGTTGATGAATGTGGGCAAGCTTTAAATAAAAAGATGGGGTTTATTGGAGAATTTTCAATTGATATAGGTAGATCGAAAGAAGGTATGTTGTATATTTATGAAATCAATTCAAAACCGATGGTATTTGACGAAAAGGCTATACAAAAAAATGGAATAAACAACCTCGTCCAACTATTTCAAGAAGTCACCGCCTTTAAAACACCATCATGA
- a CDS encoding YheC/YheD family protein, which yields MKYSLIVTNEHSQTVYIPKEIYKPTMEQIFFGTISCACSIQSHSYNDHEVIMSKDVYERLHIPRCSKVHLFTDEERVYVGPLIGIFTAGFTESNLRPIGNRSLFFAKLLAVEEAIGAYAYVFGAHHICWEKGLVTGHFYTDAGWKQMEVPLPNVVYDRLPNRKTENQHYFKHIKERLQREYSIPWYNPGFFNKWSIHEQLITDHSISHFLPETEQYADLSQLNDLLKKYRHVYLKPINGSLGYGVFQLFYVEDEKCYYCRYRDKFTKNRLQKFPNLESMINHLFKQNQLQQYIVQQGISLLRIDGRTVDFRIHTNKNREGNWQVSVIAAKIAGKGSATTHLKNGGMVKTIEEVFPNEEQRADIVDRLTDAVISLSKSIEIRTVGLIGEIGFDIGIDKELNIWLFEANSKPGRAIFNHPKLHEYDLLSRKLSMLFAIYLTEKSILEPEVIFQ from the coding sequence ATGAAGTATTCCTTAATAGTTACAAATGAACACAGTCAAACTGTCTATATTCCTAAAGAAATATACAAACCTACAATGGAACAAATTTTCTTCGGAACGATATCATGCGCATGCTCGATACAATCACATTCATACAATGATCATGAGGTTATTATGTCTAAAGATGTCTATGAACGTTTGCATATACCTCGATGTAGTAAAGTTCACCTTTTCACAGATGAGGAAAGAGTATATGTAGGTCCGCTTATAGGTATATTTACAGCTGGTTTTACAGAGTCAAATTTGCGCCCGATAGGGAATAGATCATTGTTTTTTGCAAAGCTATTAGCTGTAGAAGAAGCAATCGGAGCTTACGCTTATGTATTTGGTGCTCATCATATATGCTGGGAGAAAGGATTGGTAACAGGACATTTTTATACAGATGCTGGATGGAAGCAAATGGAGGTTCCTCTCCCAAACGTGGTATACGATCGTTTACCAAATAGGAAAACAGAAAATCAACATTACTTTAAACATATTAAAGAACGACTACAAAGAGAATATTCTATTCCTTGGTATAATCCAGGATTTTTTAATAAATGGAGTATTCACGAACAGTTAATTACTGATCATTCCATTTCACATTTTCTTCCTGAAACAGAACAATATGCTGACTTATCACAATTAAATGATTTGCTAAAAAAATATCGACATGTTTATTTAAAGCCTATTAATGGCAGTCTTGGATATGGTGTCTTTCAACTTTTTTATGTTGAAGATGAGAAGTGCTACTATTGTCGATATAGAGACAAATTTACGAAAAATCGGCTTCAAAAATTTCCAAATCTCGAATCAATGATTAATCACTTATTTAAACAAAACCAGCTTCAACAATATATTGTTCAACAAGGTATATCATTGTTAAGAATTGACGGTAGAACTGTTGATTTTCGTATTCATACGAATAAAAATCGAGAGGGCAATTGGCAAGTCAGTGTTATCGCTGCTAAAATTGCTGGGAAAGGAAGCGCTACTACTCATTTAAAAAATGGAGGAATGGTCAAAACAATCGAGGAAGTCTTTCCAAATGAAGAACAAAGAGCTGATATAGTAGACCGCTTAACAGATGCTGTTATCTCACTTAGTAAAAGTATTGAAATTCGAACAGTAGGCTTAATTGGAGAAATTGGATTTGATATTGGCATTGATAAAGAGCTAAATATCTGGTTATTTGAAGCGAACTCTAAGCCAGGAAGAGCAATTTTTAATCATCCTAAACTACATGAATACGATTTATTAAGCAGGAAGTTATCCATGTTATTTGCCATCTATTTAACAGAAAAATCAATATTAGAGCCCGAGGTTATCTTTCAATGA
- a CDS encoding YheC/YheD family protein: protein MKQFGFLTLLPNQERGYATEIAKHAEAFNITVYRLTPLSIDPNTELVHGEKFDLTTNTWVQDTFPIPTVLYDRCFYSQNEISTRSKPIVNWLKTRPDTIFLGYGLPNKWEIYKILNNDPILSHYIPKTEKVTSRHKVIQYLRKTKQVLLKPESGSQGRGVISLSVKDQYIEAKTHRKEKVITKQFQHKSEFISWLTKLLTVQSYLMQPLLSLHDEKHRPFDIRILLQKNEQGHWVERGRGIRRGQQNDLISNIHGGGMYIPFKNWLDALSTNTNNIIKDELETIIDRVPQILERQFSELFELGIDIGLDQDNKIWLIDTNSKPGRSVIFQLNSNKESELFTAPLLYCQHLTKNLTTS from the coding sequence ATGAAACAATTTGGTTTTTTAACCCTTCTTCCAAATCAAGAGCGAGGTTATGCAACCGAAATTGCAAAGCATGCTGAAGCATTTAATATCACAGTTTATCGACTTACACCACTATCAATTGATCCGAACACTGAATTAGTACATGGAGAAAAATTTGATCTGACAACAAATACTTGGGTGCAGGATACATTTCCTATTCCGACTGTCCTTTACGACCGTTGCTTTTACAGTCAAAATGAAATTTCAACGAGAAGTAAACCTATCGTTAATTGGCTAAAGACAAGGCCAGACACAATTTTTCTCGGCTATGGTTTACCAAATAAATGGGAAATTTATAAAATTCTAAACAATGACCCAATTCTTTCTCACTATATTCCAAAAACTGAAAAGGTTACATCTCGGCACAAAGTGATCCAATACCTTAGAAAAACAAAACAAGTACTACTAAAACCTGAAAGTGGTTCACAAGGAAGAGGTGTTATAAGCCTTTCAGTTAAAGATCAATATATTGAAGCAAAAACTCATCGTAAAGAAAAAGTTATTACAAAACAATTTCAACATAAGTCAGAATTTATATCATGGTTAACAAAGCTGTTAACAGTCCAATCCTACCTTATGCAACCACTGTTATCACTTCACGATGAAAAGCACAGACCATTTGATATTCGTATTCTCCTACAAAAAAATGAACAAGGTCATTGGGTTGAAAGAGGACGTGGTATTCGTAGGGGGCAACAAAACGATTTAATTTCAAATATCCATGGTGGGGGTATGTATATTCCATTTAAAAATTGGTTGGATGCACTCTCTACGAATACAAATAACATTATTAAAGATGAATTAGAAACGATCATCGATCGGGTACCACAAATATTAGAAAGGCAATTTTCTGAACTATTTGAGCTTGGTATTGATATTGGACTTGATCAAGATAATAAAATTTGGCTAATTGACACGAACTCTAAACCTGGGAGGAGCGTTATTTTTCAACTTAATTCGAATAAAGAGTCGGAGCTCTTTACCGCCCCCCTCCTATATTGTCAACACCTTACCAAGAATCTGACCACTTCATAA
- a CDS encoding YheC/YheD family protein — protein sequence MTMPLRIQISPIVTETPTESDTIQMPKRIFALLKCQETMNITCHKLTNNTEIVRIEEKDLNLYFSTQLLNKLNLPTIPFTASIKHIHQSNELEIGPFIAILTEIKKNDDQFTFGSLQLYCEEIALYCHKVGVLFYTLSPKTFRKQQIKGLIYNNLDNNWVESPVPLPHVVHNRIHSRKSEQSTLFSSVKEALYELNIPFFNDRYINKWDAYNILSNEDYLQPYLPETLLLYNKQDIQDLTTKFDTVFIKPIHGSQGKRIFQIKRKDHEFILDYTTFTAEIEHKYDSFVTLFKSLRPRLIKEAYVGQQGLNLITVDNRPVDFRILCHCRNHTEWTITSAVARVSAVGQFVSNIYQGGEFIRVTDCLQQSFDQTTAKHIHKLLKELAIEIASVISKATDGLYGELGIDLAVDNMGHPWIIEINTKPSKNHDPKRKQDTIRPSAKAIVNHCLNLANFFNEGVN from the coding sequence ATGACAATGCCATTAAGAATTCAAATTTCTCCAATAGTTACTGAAACACCTACAGAATCAGATACTATTCAAATGCCTAAAAGAATTTTTGCTCTATTAAAATGTCAAGAGACAATGAATATAACTTGTCACAAGCTTACCAATAACACAGAAATCGTTCGTATTGAGGAAAAAGACCTAAATTTATATTTTAGCACACAATTGCTAAATAAGCTTAATTTACCTACAATTCCTTTTACTGCTTCAATAAAACATATACATCAATCGAATGAATTAGAGATTGGCCCCTTCATAGCAATATTAACTGAAATTAAAAAGAATGATGATCAATTTACTTTTGGTTCACTCCAGTTATATTGTGAAGAGATTGCTCTATATTGTCATAAAGTAGGTGTACTATTCTATACTTTGTCACCCAAAACCTTCCGTAAACAACAAATAAAAGGTTTGATATATAACAATTTAGACAACAACTGGGTTGAATCACCTGTACCTCTGCCACATGTTGTGCACAACCGTATACATTCAAGAAAAAGCGAGCAATCAACACTTTTTTCAAGCGTAAAAGAGGCACTTTATGAATTAAATATACCATTTTTTAACGACCGATATATTAATAAGTGGGATGCTTATAATATACTTTCGAATGAAGATTATCTACAACCATACCTTCCAGAGACACTATTATTGTACAATAAACAAGACATCCAAGACTTAACAACAAAATTTGATACAGTTTTCATAAAACCTATTCATGGCAGTCAAGGCAAAAGAATTTTTCAAATAAAAAGAAAAGATCATGAATTTATACTTGATTACACAACCTTTACTGCTGAAATAGAACATAAATATGATTCATTTGTTACATTATTTAAATCACTTAGACCACGGCTAATCAAAGAAGCATATGTCGGTCAACAAGGGTTAAATTTAATAACTGTTGACAATCGTCCAGTTGATTTCCGCATTCTATGTCACTGTAGAAACCATACAGAATGGACTATCACTTCCGCAGTAGCACGCGTTTCTGCTGTTGGTCAATTCGTATCGAACATCTATCAAGGAGGAGAATTCATACGTGTTACAGACTGTTTACAACAGAGCTTTGATCAAACAACTGCAAAACATATTCATAAATTACTGAAAGAACTAGCAATTGAAATCGCTTCTGTCATAAGTAAAGCAACAGATGGCCTGTACGGTGAATTAGGTATTGATTTAGCAGTAGACAACATGGGGCATCCATGGATTATCGAAATAAATACTAAGCCTTCAAAAAATCATGACCCGAAACGAAAACAAGATACAATTAGACCATCAGCGAAGGCAATTGTCAATCATTGTCTTAATTTAGCCAATTTTTTTAACGAAGGAGTGAATTAA